The Candidatus Hydrothermales bacterium genome has a segment encoding these proteins:
- a CDS encoding 4-hydroxythreonine-4-phosphate dehydrogenase PdxA — MLKVYITPGDPFGVGPEIILKALSKLKKLKFSIVIGSDYYFFEKKAKEFGVDFSNQQILFENIYGIKGKEKNFASLEGARFSIESLDWAIEKLREKKEGVIITGPVSKEAIRKILPNFIGQTEYICEKIGVETKKVLMSFYFRGKFIGLFTQHIPLREVFNYINKELYLERLSIFKKEIKKIIKKSPKIALLALNPHGEEFGEEERNLKKYIKFSKNLKGFFPADSFFGYSLYKNFDGIFAFYHDQATIPAKTLGPSIQVTLGLPLLRLSPDHGPAYNMKGNANFQSMLECFKFVKKYLLF, encoded by the coding sequence TTGCTTAAAGTATATATAACTCCTGGTGATCCTTTTGGAGTTGGCCCTGAAATTATTTTAAAGGCATTGTCTAAATTGAAGAAATTAAAATTCAGTATAGTAATAGGTTCTGATTATTATTTTTTTGAAAAGAAGGCAAAAGAATTTGGAGTTGACTTTTCTAATCAGCAAATTCTTTTTGAAAATATATACGGGATAAAAGGAAAAGAGAAAAATTTTGCATCTTTAGAAGGAGCAAGGTTTTCAATTGAGTCTCTTGATTGGGCAATTGAAAAATTAAGAGAAAAGAAAGAGGGAGTAATTATAACTGGGCCTGTATCAAAAGAAGCTATTAGAAAAATACTTCCAAACTTTATCGGACAAACTGAGTATATATGTGAAAAAATTGGAGTAGAAACAAAAAAGGTTTTAATGAGTTTTTACTTTAGAGGAAAATTTATAGGTCTTTTTACTCAGCACATTCCCCTTAGAGAAGTTTTTAATTACATAAATAAAGAGCTCTATCTTGAAAGACTATCCATATTTAAAAAAGAAATAAAGAAAATTATAAAGAAAAGTCCAAAGATAGCTCTTTTGGCCTTAAATCCTCATGGAGAAGAGTTTGGTGAAGAGGAGAGGAATCTGAAAAAGTACATAAAATTTAGTAAAAATTTAAAAGGTTTTTTTCCTGCAGATTCTTTTTTTGGTTATTCTTTATATAAAAACTTCGATGGAATTTTTGCCTTTTATCATGATCAAGCAACAATACCTGCAAAAACTCTTGGTCCATCAATTCAGGTTACTCTTGGTTTACCTCTTTTAAGACTTTCTCCTGATCACGGTCCCGCCTATAATATGAAGGGCAACGCTAACTTTCAGTCTATGCTTGAGTGTTTTAAATTTGTTAAAAAATATCTTCTATTTTGA
- a CDS encoding YbhB/YbcL family Raf kinase inhibitor-like protein: MIFIPLFIFGSLSKKGTKSEYKEITVKSPEFGYGDFIPVKYTCDGEDVSPPLEWTNVPEGTKSFVLICDDPDAPLGIWDHWILFNIPPDVRKLEAGIKPLEKLENGAVHGKNSWGKLGYGGPCPPSGTHRYFFKLYALDTTLDLKPGATKKEVLKKMEGHIIGYGELMGKYKRSK; the protein is encoded by the coding sequence ATGATATTTATACCTCTTTTTATTTTTGGAAGTTTATCAAAGAAGGGGACAAAATCAGAGTATAAAGAAATTACCGTAAAATCGCCGGAATTTGGATATGGGGATTTTATTCCCGTTAAGTATACATGTGATGGTGAAGATGTATCTCCACCCTTAGAATGGACAAATGTGCCAGAGGGAACAAAAAGTTTTGTGTTAATCTGTGATGATCCTGATGCTCCCCTTGGTATATGGGATCATTGGATTCTATTTAATATACCTCCAGATGTGAGAAAGCTAGAAGCAGGAATAAAACCTCTTGAAAAACTCGAAAACGGGGCAGTTCACGGTAAAAATAGCTGGGGAAAACTCGGATACGGTGGGCCATGTCCCCCCTCAGGAACTCACAGGTATTTCTTTAAGCTATATGCACTTGATACTACCCTTGATCTAAAACCTGGAGCAACAAAAAAAGAGGTCTTGAAAAAAATGGAGGGACACATAATAGGTTACGGCGAATTAATGGGTAAGTATAAAAGATCAAAATAG
- the era gene encoding GTPase Era produces the protein MESKKDFKSGYVSIIGRPNVGKSTLLNALIGEFISIITPKPQTTRVNILGIKTTPNYQICFYDTPGMLNKVKYELHKTMIEEIKKVIENSDLLILMVEPVPKIGDIEQKLIELIKNSKKEAILAINKIDTVSKNEILPVIDLYSKLNLFKEIIPISASTGDGLDILEQKVVELLPYGEALYDSEDLSDKPMRFFVAEIIREKIFNLYGEEIPYSSAVEVEEWREEQNKVYIRAIIYVEKDSQKSIIIGKGGEKIKKIGTLSRIDIEKKLNKKVFLDLWVKVKENWRSDPNFLKKLGYLS, from the coding sequence TTGGAATCCAAAAAAGATTTTAAATCAGGATACGTTTCAATAATAGGAAGACCTAACGTAGGTAAATCTACACTCCTAAATGCTCTAATCGGAGAATTTATCTCAATAATAACACCTAAACCTCAAACAACAAGAGTAAACATCCTAGGAATTAAAACAACCCCTAACTACCAAATATGCTTTTACGATACCCCTGGAATGCTCAATAAAGTAAAATACGAACTCCATAAAACAATGATCGAAGAAATAAAAAAAGTAATAGAAAACTCTGACCTCTTAATTTTAATGGTTGAACCTGTCCCTAAAATCGGAGACATAGAACAAAAACTGATTGAACTTATAAAAAACTCTAAAAAAGAAGCAATTCTCGCAATAAATAAAATAGATACAGTAAGCAAAAATGAAATTTTACCAGTTATAGACCTCTACAGTAAATTGAACCTATTTAAAGAAATCATTCCAATCTCTGCCTCAACAGGTGATGGCTTAGATATCTTAGAACAGAAAGTCGTCGAACTATTGCCCTATGGAGAAGCACTCTATGACAGCGAAGACCTATCAGATAAACCTATGCGCTTTTTTGTAGCTGAAATTATAAGAGAAAAAATTTTTAACCTCTACGGAGAAGAAATCCCCTATTCCTCCGCTGTAGAAGTTGAAGAATGGAGAGAAGAACAAAATAAAGTTTACATAAGGGCCATCATATACGTTGAAAAAGACTCACAAAAAAGCATTATTATCGGTAAAGGAGGAGAAAAAATTAAAAAAATAGGTACTCTATCAAGAATAGACATAGAGAAAAAATTAAATAAAAAAGTTTTCTTAGATCTTTGGGTCAAAGTTAAAGAGAACTGGAGAAGTGATCCAAATTTCTTGAAAAAATTAGGATATCTTAGTTAA